One window of Akkermansia biwaensis genomic DNA carries:
- a CDS encoding phosphotransferase enzyme family protein produces the protein MNAPLSTPADPDQLLCRIAGIGDLFAIEGEFVTGKEIPSGHINTTYKATYRKSDGTEDSYILQRINDYVFKDPRAVMRNVEKVTRHINWKVLRRVKDSAGQTLNLYPARGGRNYIDIPGDGIWRCYNYLAGTHTYDVVENTRQAYQAGFAFGSFQDLISDMNPDDIVETIPGFHHTRNRYNRLMEVAEQDPRGRLSSCRAELEFIRAREQDVDRLLDLQTKGILPTRITHNDTKINNVMLDEDTDHAVCVIDLDTVMPGLVLYDFGDMVRTVTPPTEEDEEDLSKVRMRMPMFQSIVEGYLQAAHGFLTQAEIDQLAFSGKLITLEIGIRFLTDYLEGDQYFKVSRPGHNLIRCRTQLKLVECIEQELPAMEQYVQRLARGLTRK, from the coding sequence ATGAACGCTCCGCTCTCCACGCCAGCCGATCCCGACCAGCTGCTGTGCCGCATTGCCGGAATCGGAGACCTCTTCGCCATTGAAGGGGAATTCGTCACCGGCAAGGAAATACCCAGCGGCCACATCAACACCACTTACAAAGCCACCTACCGCAAAAGCGACGGGACGGAAGACTCCTACATTCTGCAGCGCATCAACGACTATGTCTTCAAAGACCCGAGGGCCGTCATGCGCAACGTGGAAAAAGTCACCCGCCATATCAACTGGAAAGTGCTGCGCCGTGTGAAAGACTCCGCCGGGCAGACCCTGAATCTCTACCCGGCGCGCGGCGGGCGCAACTACATAGACATCCCCGGAGACGGCATCTGGCGCTGCTACAACTATCTGGCCGGCACGCATACGTACGACGTAGTGGAAAACACGCGCCAAGCCTATCAGGCCGGTTTCGCCTTCGGATCTTTCCAGGACCTGATCAGCGACATGAATCCGGACGACATTGTGGAAACCATTCCCGGCTTTCATCACACCCGGAATCGCTACAACCGCCTCATGGAAGTGGCGGAGCAGGATCCCCGGGGGCGGCTTTCCTCCTGCCGGGCAGAGCTGGAATTCATCAGGGCGCGGGAGCAGGACGTAGACCGTCTCCTGGACCTCCAGACAAAAGGCATACTGCCCACCCGCATCACCCACAACGACACCAAGATCAACAACGTCATGCTGGACGAAGACACGGACCACGCCGTCTGCGTCATTGATCTGGATACGGTTATGCCCGGCCTCGTCCTGTACGACTTCGGGGACATGGTGCGCACCGTCACTCCGCCAACGGAAGAAGATGAGGAAGACCTGAGCAAAGTCCGCATGCGCATGCCCATGTTCCAATCCATTGTGGAAGGTTATCTGCAGGCCGCGCACGGATTCCTGACCCAAGCGGAAATAGATCAGCTCGCCTTTTCCGGAAAGCTTATCACGCTGGAAATCGGCATCCGCTTCCTTACGGATTATCTGGAAGGGGACCAATACTTCAAGGTTTCCCGGCCCGGACACAACCTGATCCGCTGCCGGACCCAGCTTAAGCTGGTGGAATGCATTGAACAGGAACTTCCAGCCATGGAGCAGTATGTCCAGAGGCTGGCAAGGGGCCTGACCAGGA